TTTGGGATGCTCACAATTCGGTCTTCTTCAGCAGACAGTGAAGACTTGTTTGCAAAATGTGGTCACATAGACTTAAACGACTTGAAGAAAAGGATCATGCTGGTCTGTGGCGTGATTTCTTCTCTTCAACATAGATCACGTTGGATCTCATAACAAAGAGTGAAGTGCATTGTTGGTTCCTAAACCATTTCAAAGGTGTCATGTAGGTCTCAAACTTATTGTGTGTGAATACCTTTTAAAGTTGTGAACATTTATTTCATATTCGCGAACTTTTTGTTGTTGTTTGTGAACATATTTTCAAATTTATCATTCATGAAGATATTTTCTTTTTTAATAAAATATATCATTCGCAAACATTTTCTTAAAGTTGCGTAACACTTTTTTTCCGAATTCATTGTTCgcgaacttttttcaaattcatcaTTCGCGTACAATTTTATTAAAGTCACAAACTTATTTTTGTTGTTCGTGAACATATTTTCAAATTTATTGTTTGTGAACATATTTTATTTTCTAATAAAATTTATCATTTGCAAACATTTTCTTAAGGTTGCGAGTAATTTTTCCAAGTTCATTGTTCgcgaatttttttttcaaattcatcgTCCGCATACATTTTTCTAAAGTCGCGAACATTTTTCCatatttgtgaacatttttataaactaatgaacaattttttaaagtCATGAACAATTTTCCATATCCATGAACATTTTTGGAAACCATGAATCTGAATTTATTTGCATATTTCCGTCACTGGCCTTACATTGCGGGGCCCCTTCTAACATCACGGGTCAACGGCACTAGCTGGCCGATCAGGTGAGCTCACACATATTTTGGGTCTGAATGGCACACTTACTGTACTTCATGAACCTGGATATCGATTTCCATAGTTTGAGGACCTACATGACACCCCTGAAATAGTTCATGGACCTACAATGTACTTCACTTCATAACAAATAAACATAGTTCGAATGATTTGAAGATTGCTCACCACACCTGCGGCGTGGTAGTACAAACATAACAACTCCCTCAAACATACACGTAATAACACAAGTAATTCTAATGTTTCTTGAGGATTCTCACGTGCTTCCAGCGAGACTCCATGCGGCTGGAGTCGTGGTTCTGCGCGTACACGCCGAACTTGAAGAAGTACGAGTGGCCGCCGCGGCCGTGGACACGCAGCTTCTGCTCGCCGTCGATGTACACGGTGAGTGTCGACGCCTTGACATCGTGGACCACGTTCAGCCGGAACCACCTGTTATAGATGTTGTCCTCGACTAGCTGCCGGGCGTAGTAGCGTAGCGCACCATCGTAGACGCGCAGCATGAACGTGCTGGCCCCGTCGCTGGCGCCGAACACCTGCATGATACACACCCCCGTCGTGCCGGATGGGACGTAGCCGTAGCCCTCGAACTGCCACACGCCGGAGCTGTAGTCGTAGCCCTGTGCAAGTAGAAGAAGATCAGTAACTCATAATTAATTACACCCCCAATACATCGTAGTAATAATGATGTGATGATTAACTTACTGTCATCCTGATCTCAGTCC
This sequence is a window from Aegilops tauschii subsp. strangulata cultivar AL8/78 chromosome 7, Aet v6.0, whole genome shotgun sequence. Protein-coding genes within it:
- the LOC109763683 gene encoding citrate-binding protein-like; translation: MAPRALSWISVSLLVFLASWSCIAARGGRAPRTADPTDGFTAVRLGESNFALQRPFDEAIGSRYSFDGTVRRLWVLSSDKPHVRQSRTKPRTEIRMTGYDYSSGVWQFEGYGYVPSGTTGVCIMQVFGASDGASTFMLRVYDGALRYYARQLVEDNIYNRWFRLNVVHDVKASTLTVYIDGEQKLRVHGRGGHSYFFKFGVYAQNHDSSRMESRWKHVRILKKH